The genomic window TAAAAACTGTTCAAACTCTTGCGGACTCGTGATTCTTGCGAAATCAAATGAGGAAGGATACGACATGGAATATTCTCTTATTCGCCCGTCCTCTTCTTGACGGATCGTCCAACGGGTATCTTCAAAGTTGATCGATGCTCCTCTTTCTACCGTTTCTTCAGTAGTCAACGCTGTGCCGATGATGACATCATTGGTCACGCTGATGATCTCTGATTCGGCAGATAATTGCCCATTCGACAGTTGAAGCTCTCGCAGACGGTCAACGCCTTTTTGGTCGATCAATGTATTCACCGATAAAAATTGTTCCATCGGGATCGCAGAGACTTGATTCGCATAAAATAAAGTGACTGGCATGACCATAAAAGAAATCAAAAAAAGGAAGATCACGATAAATTTTGGCCAAGTGAGCTGTTTTCTGCCTAAAAACAACTGTTTTGGACTTCTTAAGCTTGAAAAGTAATTGAGTGGAAATTTATCCATAGCAAACGACTCCTAACCTTTGGTACCGCCTGATGTCAGTCCGGTCACAAAGTTTTTTTGTAAAAAGAAGAACAATAAACAAATTGGAACAGCAATCAAAATCGCTCCTGCCGCAAACAGTGAAACACGTTGGTTGGTCACATCAGAGATAAACGTTTGTAACCCAACAGCAACTGTTTGGTTTTCTGGTGTACGAAGGAGGAAACGTGCCAACATGAAGTCACCGAATGGTCCCATGAATGCCCAAAGCGCTTGAACGGCGATCATTGGCTTCACTAATGGCAAGACGATCTGTCCGAAAATCCTAAAATGACCAGCACCATCTAGTTTTGCTGATTCATCTAAATCGATTGGTACTGTATCGAAGTACCCTTTCATTAACCATGTATTCATCGGGATCCCGCCACCGATATAAATCATCGTCAAGAACCAGTAACGGTCTAAGGCACCTAGTAGAAAGGCCATCACGTAAAAGGCGGTCAATGCTGCCATTGTTGGCACCATTTGGATCACTAGAAAGAACATCAAGCTCGATTTTCGTCCGATGAAACGGTAACGACTATACGTGTAGCCGGCAAGTGTGACGACCGTTACTTGAATGACCATTGTCAACACAGAAATGATCAAGGTGTTCTTATACCAAGTACCATAAAGTGTTTCGTTGAATAATCGAGAAAAGTTATCCAACGTCCAATCACCGGTTAGATCTAAACTAAAGGCTGCGATATTTCCTGATTTGAAGGCAGTACTTGCCGTGATCAATAACGGATAGATGATAATGATCGATAATAGGATCAAAAATACATAAGTGAAAAAATGCGAAAGTCTCCGTTGGAACTTAGCACTTGTACTAAATTTTTTCATGACTAGTCCTCCATTTTGAACGCATTAGTTTTCTTGAATACCAACAGAGAAACGGCAATCACGATCATTGAAATGATCAAAGTGATAGCTGAGGCCATCGAATATTGCGGAGACGTCCCTGTGGTCAATTTATAGATCCATGAAATCAAAATATCCGTTGAGCCTGCGCCACCACCGACACTTCCTGGTCCACCATTATTGAAGAGATAAATCATGGAGAAATTGTTGAAGTTCCCTGTATATTGTGTGATGAACGTTGGTGCTGCGACAAGAAAAATCGCTGGAAGTGTAATGCTTGAGAAACGCTGCCAGGCATTCGCACCATCGATTTTTGCTGCTTCGTACAGATCTTCCGAAATCGATTGTAAGATCCCTGTGACCATTACATAGATATATGGGAAACCTAACCAACCTTGGATCAAGATGATCGCAACTTTTGTCCAATTCGGATCAGTCTTCCAAGGAACAGAAGCAATGTCAACAAAGGGGAGATTATTCAAGAATGGGATGACTTGAGTGTTGATTGCTCCAACACTGTCATTGAAAATATTCGAAAAACTCATGATTGTGATAAATGCTGGAACTGCCCATGGTAAAAGGAAAATGATACCAAAAATACGCTTGAACTTGATGAATTTCTGATGGGCGATCACTGCTGTGAATACGCCTAGCGTGATTTGTAGAGTAGTCGCACAAAGCGTCCAGATAACTGTCCAAGAGAAAACCGCTACAAACGTATTACGATAAGAACTCAAGAAGAAAATACTGAAAAAGTTTTCGGCACCTACCCAGTCGATCAAGCTTGCTGGTGGAATGTGTTTGAAATCGTAGTTTGTAAATGCAGTAAATAATGTCACTAAAACTGGGAAGATGATCGTGAAGATCATCAGTAAATATGCTGGAAGTGTCAAGAGATAAGGAAAGCCTTCATCACCTACATTATGTATGACTTCCTTCATTGTCCGATTGATCTTTTTCCCTTCTTTTCTCATAATTGCGACACGCTTTGCGTCTAAAATATTAATGAAATAAAAAAGTAAAAACAAAGCAGTCAAAATCAATTGCAAAGTTCCTTGGATCAAAATAAATAATGAATGGTCTTCCATTGGCACGCTACCTAATGTCACTAACCCAACTAAGGATTGAAAACCGC from Enterococcus sp. DIV1094 includes these protein-coding regions:
- a CDS encoding sugar ABC transporter permease; the encoded protein is MKKFSTSAKFQRRLSHFFTYVFLILLSIIIIYPLLITASTAFKSGNIAAFSLDLTGDWTLDNFSRLFNETLYGTWYKNTLIISVLTMVIQVTVVTLAGYTYSRYRFIGRKSSLMFFLVIQMVPTMAALTAFYVMAFLLGALDRYWFLTMIYIGGGIPMNTWLMKGYFDTVPIDLDESAKLDGAGHFRIFGQIVLPLVKPMIAVQALWAFMGPFGDFMLARFLLRTPENQTVAVGLQTFISDVTNQRVSLFAAGAILIAVPICLLFFFLQKNFVTGLTSGGTKG
- a CDS encoding maltodextrose utilization protein MalA, coding for MDKFPLNYFSSLRSPKQLFLGRKQLTWPKFIVIFLFLISFMVMPVTLFYANQVSAIPMEQFLSVNTLIDQKGVDRLRELQLSNGQLSAESEIISVTNDVIIGTALTTEETVERGASINFEDTRWTIRQEEDGRIREYSMSYPSSFDFARITSPQEFEQFLENEFYASNRPMIILSYSLTLGILLFIMTALILFGAAFFLWLTRKSKFSSISTFKESANLMLNVLGVSSIIAGLVGFIHFDFIWMMGIQSTVAVLLLLWIFAKTGFKDSKAIQV
- a CDS encoding carbohydrate ABC transporter permease, whose translation is MQQEDTAVNVKGTMLRSIIPGLGQFANGQTFKGIIFLALFIGFIIQMVLGGFQSLVGLVTLGSVPMEDHSLFILIQGTLQLILTALFLLFYFINILDAKRVAIMRKEGKKINRTMKEVIHNVGDEGFPYLLTLPAYLLMIFTIIFPVLVTLFTAFTNYDFKHIPPASLIDWVGAENFFSIFFLSSYRNTFVAVFSWTVIWTLCATTLQITLGVFTAVIAHQKFIKFKRIFGIIFLLPWAVPAFITIMSFSNIFNDSVGAINTQVIPFLNNLPFVDIASVPWKTDPNWTKVAIILIQGWLGFPYIYVMVTGILQSISEDLYEAAKIDGANAWQRFSSITLPAIFLVAAPTFITQYTGNFNNFSMIYLFNNGGPGSVGGGAGSTDILISWIYKLTTGTSPQYSMASAITLIISMIVIAVSLLVFKKTNAFKMED